GCCAGAAACATACCCACAAGTCGGTAAATTACTAGGTTATGTATCAAAAGATAAAATTATTGATGTCTGTGAAAAAATATTAACGATTCAACGTGATTATGGTAACCGTAAAGTACGTACAAACGCGCGCTTTAAATATACAGTAGATAGATTAGGTTTAGACTGGGTAAGAGAAGAACTTCATAGACGTTTAGGTTATGAAGTTGAAACCATACGTGACTTTCATTTTGACCATAACGGAGACCGTTATGGTTGGACAGAAGGAAGCGGCAAATGGCACTTCACATTATTTATTCAAAATGGTCGTGTCAAAGATACAAAAGATTATAAGTTAAAAACTGCACTTAGAAAAATCGCTGAAATACACACTGGCGATTTTAGACTTTCTCCTAACCAAAATTTAGTTATAGCGAACGTTTCGGAAGAACAAAAACCTGTTATTCAAAAAATTATTGATGAATATGGCATCACAGATGGTGAAAACTACTCTGGTTTACGTCGTAATTCAATGGCATGTGTTGCATTTCCTACATGTGGGCTTGCTATGGCAGAATCAGAACGTTATTTACCTTCATTACTAAATAAAATCGAAGGATTATTAGACGAAGCAGGTTTACAAGAAGAAGAAATTACAATTCGTATGACTGGTTGTCCTAACGGTTGTGCGAGACCAGCGTTAGCTGAAATTGCATTTATCGGTAAGGCGCCAGGTAAATATAATTTATATCTTGGTGGGGGCTTTATTGGAGATAGATTAAATAAATTATATAAAGAAAATATTGGCGAAGAAGAAATTTTAGACACTTTAGGTCCACTATTCCTTCAATATGCAAAAGAGAGAGAAGAAGGCGAACACTTTGGTGATTTCGTAATTCGTGCAGGCATCGTTGAAGAAGTTACTGATGGACAAAAATTTCATAGCTAATATATTTCAAAAATGAGGTGGCATAATGGGAAAAGTATTTTTAGTTGGAGCTGGGCCTGGAGACCCTGATTTAATAACGGTCAAAGGTGTAAAAGCAATAGAACAAGCAGATGTAATTTTATATGATCGTCTCGTTAATCAAACACTATTAGATTATGCATCATCTGAGGCTAAATTAGTGTATTGCGGAAAACATCCAAACCATCATTCATTGCCACAAGAAGAAATAAATGATTTGCTTGTTGATTTAGCTCAAAGCGGTAACACTGTGACACGACTTAAAGGCGGAGACCCATTTATTTTTGGAAGAGGTGGGGAAGAAGCTGAACAACTAGCGGCAGCGCACATACAATTCGAAATTGTTCCTGGCATTACGTCAGGCGTTGCTGCTCCAGCTTATGCTGGTATCCCAGTAACACATCGCGACTATAGCTCATCGGTAGCATTTGTAACAGGTGTTATAAAAGATGATATAGATGCTGATGACTATTGGAAAAGTTTAGTGCACGGACCTGATACGTTATGTATTTATATGGGTGTTAAAAAATTACCAGATATTTGTCGCTTGTTATTAAAGCATGGCAAAAATGAAAGTACACCTGTAGCGCTTGTACATTATGGCACTACAGAAAACCAACAAACAGTAACTGGCACATTAACAGATATAGTAGAACGTGCAGAGGGCGTTAAAAATCCAGCAATGATTATCGTTGGAGAGGTTGTTAAATTAAGAGATAAAATTAGTTGGTTTGAATCTACACAACTTCAAGATAATTTGTTAGAAGCGATAAGCTATTAATTATTGGAGGTAACATTATGCGTGGAATATTATATGTCAGTCATGGAAGTCGAATTGCTGAAGCAACTGCTGAAGCAATTCAATTTATAGAAGATGTAAAACGCAGAGTAAATGTACCACTACAAGAGATTTGTTTTTTAGAATTGGCCGAACCAACTGTAGCACAAGGTATTGAAACTTTAGTGAAAAAAGGTGCTACCGAAATTTCGGTAATACCTGTGTTATTACTTAGCGCGGGTCATTACTTTAAAGATATTCCAGCAGAGCTTGAAAAAGTAAAAACAACTTTACCAGAAGTTACATTCACTTATGGACAACCATTAGGCGTCCAATCACAACTTACCAATATTTTGAAAGAACGTATCGAAGAAACGAATGTTATTCCTAATGATGATGCTAAAATTTTGGTCGTTGGCCGAGGCAGTTATAATCCACAAACTAAAATTGATATCGAAGCAATCGCTAGTGATTTAGGAGACATAACTGGATTTAAAGATATAGATGTATGTTATCTTGCGGCTTGTAAGCCTTCATTTGAAGATGCATTAACATCCGCTTTAGATTCAGAATATTCGCAAATTTTTATCGTGCCTTATATATGGTTTACTGGTGTATTAGAGAAACATA
The genomic region above belongs to Staphylococcus durrellii and contains:
- a CDS encoding NADPH-dependent assimilatory sulfite reductase hemoprotein subunit → MADFNSELLEKLDEMERIKAESNYLRGTIVEGLEDPITGSIAEDDTKLLKFHGSYMQDDRDIRDERRKQKLEPAYSFMIRVRVPGGTATPEQWIAMDDISDTYANHTIKLTTRQAFQFHGILKRNLKSSMQNINNALMDSLAACGDVNRNVMCNPNPYQSGVHDEVNEYATQISNHLSPQTGAYHEIWLDGEKVLSTSEEVEPMYGRTYLPRKFKIGISVPPSNDVDVYSQDIGLIAITDEDEKLIGFNISVGGGMGMKHGMPETYPQVGKLLGYVSKDKIIDVCEKILTIQRDYGNRKVRTNARFKYTVDRLGLDWVREELHRRLGYEVETIRDFHFDHNGDRYGWTEGSGKWHFTLFIQNGRVKDTKDYKLKTALRKIAEIHTGDFRLSPNQNLVIANVSEEQKPVIQKIIDEYGITDGENYSGLRRNSMACVAFPTCGLAMAESERYLPSLLNKIEGLLDEAGLQEEEITIRMTGCPNGCARPALAEIAFIGKAPGKYNLYLGGGFIGDRLNKLYKENIGEEEILDTLGPLFLQYAKEREEGEHFGDFVIRAGIVEEVTDGQKFHS
- the cobA gene encoding uroporphyrinogen-III C-methyltransferase, translated to MGKVFLVGAGPGDPDLITVKGVKAIEQADVILYDRLVNQTLLDYASSEAKLVYCGKHPNHHSLPQEEINDLLVDLAQSGNTVTRLKGGDPFIFGRGGEEAEQLAAAHIQFEIVPGITSGVAAPAYAGIPVTHRDYSSSVAFVTGVIKDDIDADDYWKSLVHGPDTLCIYMGVKKLPDICRLLLKHGKNESTPVALVHYGTTENQQTVTGTLTDIVERAEGVKNPAMIIVGEVVKLRDKISWFESTQLQDNLLEAISY
- a CDS encoding sirohydrochlorin chelatase; this encodes MRGILYVSHGSRIAEATAEAIQFIEDVKRRVNVPLQEICFLELAEPTVAQGIETLVKKGATEISVIPVLLLSAGHYFKDIPAELEKVKTTLPEVTFTYGQPLGVQSQLTNILKERIEETNVIPNDDAKILVVGRGSYNPQTKIDIEAIASDLGDITGFKDIDVCYLAACKPSFEDALTSALDSEYSQIFIVPYIWFTGVLEKHIRKTVDDSKVHGDIILCDHLGNHEAMKEALKDRVNETLVAAPQQ